The following coding sequences lie in one Candidatus Poribacteria bacterium genomic window:
- a CDS encoding VWA domain-containing protein, translated as MEITRPVLLLLLLLLPLLYYGFRRSLVDLSKTQRVISLITRIIIVLLLILSVADVQYLKTDDKLAVMFLADISDSISDDGLTKTTDYLNEALKLQGGNQQAGLIAFTDTTEIIQALSKSENVPDAELELAEIKKTWLDADEAAGDTTNIAQAIETAWGFFPANANKRIVLITDGVETQGEAIHTALRGRDFGIQIDTVPIYPSDEPEVMLQQLDMPAQVKQGAPFNVEVLIHSNHEDVAEIRLFKNKFEVAKQEARLEEGENRVIFTETAMESGTLTYDAICRTTKDTRYDNNRALGIVSVTGKPKVLLIDENESHARYLTRVLEDAKIRVDVRNGLGVPNELADLQNYELIIFSDVPANRLTEKQMDLIRTYVQDLGGGFMMLGGENSFGLGGYYKTPIEAILPVRTDTEKKKETPSLAIVLVIDKSGSMGGIKIELAKEAARASVELLGQRDKIGVIAFDGSPFWIAEMHDASDKQYLSDQIGSIVAGGGTNLYPALEQAYFALTETTAKLKHVIILSDGHSTPGDWYGIANSMHSENITISTVGIGSGADMNMLGNLANWGGGREYFTQDPYNVPQIFAKETVTASKSAIIDEPFIPQQIKPTQVLSGIDLELAPFLLGYVATQPRPTAETFLVSDRGDPLLASWQYGLGKSVAFTSDAKARWAADWLEWPGYGKFWTQLVRDTMRKTTLSNFQAKITKEKGTAHLAIDALGETGEFLNELESDISLIGPNLKKQQLAVTQSAPGHYELDFPTKDVGPYFVNIMQKQVGEIVNTQVTGTVVSYPEEYVVHNADESLLRQLSTTSGGKFNASVEDVFRAPENPVMLRIHLWRPFLIAALCLLLIDIALRRIDLIRPRN; from the coding sequence ATGGAAATTACACGACCTGTTTTACTTCTACTTCTACTTTTGCTACCGTTGCTTTATTACGGTTTCCGTCGCAGTCTGGTAGACCTGTCAAAAACGCAGCGCGTGATTAGCCTAATTACTCGCATTATCATTGTCCTACTGCTAATTCTGAGTGTGGCAGATGTCCAGTACCTGAAAACTGATGACAAATTAGCGGTTATGTTTCTCGCAGACATTTCAGATAGTATCTCAGACGATGGATTGACGAAAACGACGGATTATCTCAACGAGGCACTGAAATTACAAGGCGGGAATCAACAAGCCGGTCTTATCGCATTTACGGACACAACCGAAATAATTCAAGCGTTATCGAAAAGTGAAAATGTACCTGATGCCGAATTGGAACTCGCCGAAATCAAGAAAACATGGCTGGATGCCGATGAGGCGGCAGGTGACACGACGAACATCGCGCAAGCGATTGAGACGGCCTGGGGATTTTTTCCAGCAAATGCGAACAAACGGATTGTTCTCATCACAGATGGGGTCGAAACACAAGGTGAAGCGATTCACACGGCACTTCGCGGAAGGGATTTTGGGATACAAATTGATACGGTGCCAATATATCCGAGCGATGAACCGGAAGTTATGCTTCAGCAGCTTGATATGCCAGCACAAGTCAAGCAAGGTGCTCCGTTCAATGTGGAAGTGCTTATCCACAGCAACCATGAAGACGTAGCAGAGATCCGTCTCTTCAAGAACAAATTCGAGGTAGCGAAACAGGAAGCACGGCTTGAAGAAGGCGAAAACCGAGTGATATTTACTGAAACTGCTATGGAGAGTGGAACGCTCACCTACGATGCGATCTGCCGTACAACGAAAGATACACGCTACGATAACAACCGTGCACTCGGTATCGTCTCTGTTACCGGCAAACCGAAAGTTCTCCTGATTGATGAAAACGAGTCGCATGCGCGCTATCTGACGAGAGTCCTCGAAGATGCTAAGATCCGCGTAGATGTCCGCAACGGATTGGGTGTCCCAAATGAACTCGCCGACTTACAAAATTATGAGCTCATTATTTTCAGTGACGTTCCCGCGAACCGTCTTACCGAAAAACAGATGGATCTCATCCGTACTTATGTCCAAGACCTTGGTGGTGGCTTCATGATGCTGGGTGGTGAAAATAGTTTTGGACTCGGTGGCTACTACAAAACGCCAATCGAAGCGATTTTGCCTGTCCGTACCGACACAGAAAAGAAAAAGGAGACCCCTTCTCTGGCAATCGTCCTCGTTATAGACAAATCGGGAAGTATGGGCGGCATCAAGATTGAATTGGCGAAAGAGGCGGCGCGCGCATCGGTAGAACTCCTCGGACAGCGCGATAAAATCGGGGTCATCGCATTTGATGGGTCCCCGTTCTGGATTGCGGAGATGCACGATGCTTCAGATAAGCAGTATCTCTCAGACCAGATCGGCTCAATCGTCGCTGGTGGTGGCACGAACCTTTATCCTGCGCTCGAACAGGCGTACTTTGCCCTAACAGAAACGACCGCTAAACTCAAGCATGTTATCATTCTCAGTGATGGACACTCTACGCCGGGGGACTGGTACGGCATCGCGAATTCGATGCACAGTGAGAATATCACAATCTCAACAGTTGGTATCGGCAGCGGTGCTGATATGAACATGCTTGGTAATCTCGCGAATTGGGGCGGCGGTCGTGAATACTTCACACAAGACCCGTATAACGTCCCTCAGATCTTCGCGAAAGAGACCGTCACTGCATCTAAATCCGCAATCATTGATGAACCTTTTATACCGCAACAGATCAAGCCGACCCAAGTCTTGAGCGGCATTGATTTGGAACTCGCGCCGTTCCTACTTGGTTACGTTGCTACGCAGCCGCGACCTACCGCCGAAACCTTCCTCGTCTCAGACCGAGGTGATCCGCTGCTCGCGAGTTGGCAATATGGGTTAGGGAAATCTGTCGCTTTCACCTCCGATGCCAAAGCACGCTGGGCTGCGGATTGGCTGGAGTGGCCGGGTTACGGCAAGTTCTGGACCCAACTTGTGCGCGATACAATGCGGAAAACAACGCTCAGCAATTTCCAAGCAAAAATCACCAAAGAGAAAGGAACTGCACACCTTGCTATTGATGCACTTGGGGAAACCGGGGAATTCCTGAACGAATTGGAGAGTGACATCTCTCTCATCGGACCCAACCTCAAAAAGCAGCAACTCGCTGTTACACAGAGCGCGCCGGGACATTATGAACTCGATTTCCCGACAAAAGATGTGGGACCTTATTTCGTTAACATCATGCAAAAACAGGTCGGTGAAATCGTTAACACCCAAGTAACCGGCACGGTCGTTTCCTATCCCGAAGAATACGTTGTTCACAACGCCGATGAATCACTGTTGCGCCAACTCTCGACAACATCTGGCGGGAAATTCAACGCCTCCGTAGAGGACGTATTTCGAGCACCTGAAAATCCTGTTATGCTTCGGATTCATCTCTGGAGACCGTTTCTCATCGCAGCACTCTGTCTTTTACTTATAGATATTGCGTTGCGGCGCATTGATCTCATACGTCCCCGAAATTGA
- a CDS encoding phytanoyl-CoA dioxygenase family protein: MGFQFQDSMVNEYLSQGYLIFSGIVPPSLLTDLRREAEKARDLAHKLNGPQTQRIQPLSNYGDELDLKPFYDYTELSELRDAIEKLLGPDYTHGHVDIMGLLVEPLEHPWHIGWHRDGVVEVPPEARDETVNAKLAEVWYDLRHFNQVNCAIYADSCTWFVPGSHLRQWDMPGEEQSTGDPSLRKPAEGQSNAEAERYCLEHCRQFPGAVQVHLGPGDFMVYRNLAWHTGNYITYQPRATIHDVVRYEGGKDWTDWQQTKLDAVKRMKEKHPQA, from the coding sequence ATGGGATTTCAATTTCAAGATTCAATGGTAAACGAGTATCTCTCACAGGGTTATCTGATTTTCAGCGGGATTGTTCCACCCTCGCTGCTCACCGATTTGCGTCGTGAGGCAGAGAAGGCACGCGATCTTGCACATAAACTCAACGGACCGCAGACGCAACGCATCCAACCACTATCCAATTACGGCGATGAATTAGACCTAAAGCCTTTTTACGACTATACAGAACTATCGGAACTCCGCGATGCCATCGAAAAATTGCTCGGTCCTGACTATACGCACGGACATGTTGACATCATGGGACTCCTTGTTGAACCGCTTGAGCATCCATGGCATATCGGTTGGCACCGAGACGGTGTTGTTGAAGTCCCACCCGAAGCCCGCGATGAGACTGTTAATGCCAAGTTAGCGGAAGTCTGGTACGACCTGCGGCACTTCAATCAGGTCAACTGTGCGATTTACGCGGATTCTTGTACATGGTTCGTCCCCGGTAGTCATCTACGCCAGTGGGATATGCCCGGTGAAGAACAATCTACAGGCGATCCGAGTCTACGGAAACCTGCTGAAGGGCAGTCTAATGCTGAAGCTGAGCGATACTGCTTAGAACATTGTAGGCAGTTCCCCGGAGCAGTACAGGTGCATCTCGGACCGGGAGATTTCATGGTTTATCGGAATCTCGCATGGCACACCGGAAACTATATCACCTACCAACCGCGCGCAACCATCCACGATGTCGTCCGGTATGAAGGCGGGAAAGACTGGACTGACTGGCAACAGACAAAGTTGGATGCCGTTAAACGGATGAAGGAAAAACATCCGCAAGCATAG
- a CDS encoding HIT family protein: MNDSVAPFEMPIWDPCPFCELAAGRIENRHIINATEKTLTIVNPRQFEIGQLLIIPRRHAPTILDLTDDEAAEIMDKLRTAAEALTETFNPDGLTVYQNNGVTSLQEVPHFHIHVVPRRQSSNWGTGPPHIEALQPKYPEMKQQVTVSWERAIEIAEIVKPNFKG; encoded by the coding sequence ATGAACGATAGCGTTGCCCCATTTGAAATGCCTATCTGGGATCCGTGTCCATTTTGCGAGTTGGCTGCTGGACGGATTGAAAACAGACATATCATCAATGCAACTGAAAAGACGCTTACGATTGTCAACCCTCGGCAATTTGAAATCGGGCAATTGCTTATTATTCCGCGCCGACACGCGCCAACGATATTGGACCTGACGGATGATGAGGCAGCTGAAATTATGGACAAACTCCGAACTGCTGCCGAGGCTTTAACAGAAACATTCAATCCAGATGGTCTTACTGTCTATCAGAATAACGGTGTAACAAGTTTGCAAGAAGTGCCACACTTTCATATTCACGTTGTGCCGCGCCGGCAATCCAGTAATTGGGGAACGGGACCGCCACACATTGAGGCACTTCAACCCAAATACCCAGAGATGAAGCAGCAGGTAACCGTTTCTTGGGAGCGGGCGATAGAAATCGCGGAGATTGTGAAGCCGAACTTTAAAGGGTAG
- a CDS encoding L-rhamnonate dehydratase (catalyzes the formation of 2-keto-3-deoxy-L-rhamnonate from L-rhamnonate) translates to MHTNENKLTTTWKERAKNQHTVTGIRTWHVNLNPRAMPGLGFAKGQWQKPATQTAHVDWRGPFATQAGALIVEITTDKGLKGYGLGGGGLAGALVIEKHLQHFVIGRDPLDVEEIWEHLYHITSIYGRRGLVIYALSGVELALVDLCGKIVDAPVYSLITETPCLKIPAYATGADVGYYAENGFAACKLPLRNGLAEGEDGFAENVEMIHAARDAIGPEVELMADIYLRWDVDYTRRFAEAAADVNLKWIEEPIPLDDYAGMAQLVRDVQPTWIVSGEHEFTRYGFRELLRWKAADMIQPDISWAGGFTECLRIAREAAELNIPTWLHQAGTPWGLHLTACLPMPCMAETFGPSRDGIENELYRRLRPEPRDGFFTFNDAPGFGVDVDEALLEAYTVDRL, encoded by the coding sequence ATGCACACCAATGAAAACAAGCTCACGACTACATGGAAAGAACGTGCAAAAAACCAACATACTGTTACTGGAATTCGGACGTGGCACGTCAATCTGAACCCTCGCGCAATGCCCGGTTTAGGGTTCGCTAAAGGACAGTGGCAGAAACCTGCTACCCAGACGGCGCACGTTGACTGGCGCGGTCCCTTCGCAACGCAAGCAGGCGCATTAATCGTAGAAATAACGACTGATAAGGGCTTAAAAGGATACGGGCTCGGTGGTGGTGGGCTTGCTGGTGCGCTGGTTATTGAAAAACACCTTCAGCACTTCGTCATCGGACGCGATCCGCTTGATGTTGAGGAGATATGGGAACATCTGTATCATATCACCTCAATTTATGGGCGGCGCGGCTTGGTCATTTATGCGTTGAGCGGCGTAGAACTCGCACTCGTTGACCTGTGTGGGAAGATTGTAGACGCGCCTGTCTATAGCCTCATTACAGAGACACCGTGCCTTAAAATTCCTGCCTATGCCACGGGTGCTGATGTCGGTTATTACGCAGAGAACGGATTCGCCGCCTGCAAACTACCACTCCGTAACGGCCTTGCCGAAGGTGAAGATGGATTCGCAGAAAACGTTGAGATGATACACGCCGCACGCGATGCCATCGGACCAGAAGTGGAACTGATGGCAGACATCTATCTCCGTTGGGATGTGGACTACACACGCCGTTTCGCCGAGGCAGCTGCTGATGTGAATCTCAAATGGATTGAGGAACCTATCCCGCTTGACGATTATGCAGGCATGGCACAACTCGTCCGAGATGTCCAACCGACATGGATTGTCTCCGGTGAACATGAATTCACGCGGTACGGATTTCGTGAATTGTTACGTTGGAAGGCGGCAGATATGATCCAACCCGACATTAGTTGGGCGGGCGGTTTTACAGAATGCCTACGAATTGCACGTGAAGCCGCTGAACTCAATATCCCAACATGGCTCCATCAGGCTGGCACGCCGTGGGGTTTACATCTCACAGCGTGTCTGCCGATGCCATGTATGGCAGAGACCTTTGGTCCCTCCCGCGACGGCATTGAAAACGAACTCTATCGCCGTTTACGACCTGAACCTCGCGATGGGTTTTTCACTTTCAACGATGCCCCGGGTTTTGGCGTAGATGTGGACGAAGCGTTGTTAGAGGCATACACAGTGGATCGGTTATAA
- a CDS encoding leucine-rich repeat domain-containing protein gives MTIRKIHRKSLWFQLLFISTMGMLVYNTPVYAEDAEEWVPDPNLRQAVRKALELPADEPLTKEKMLQLTRLRAIDKGITNIQGLESAVNLTALDLAGNSVKDISPLQGLMNLTYLGLGSTDLSDLSPLAPLTALIDLDLGDNHISDLSPLSELTSLTKVDLQYNQISDLSPLAGLISLRDMNLINNPLSDLGPLSNLTNLEVLDIYYGKISDVSPLAGLEKLPILVMHSALRAVVRAELGLSITVPLTKDNIKQLTRLDAWKKGIVNIQGLQFAVNLTELELGDNPVKDISPLQSLMNLTHLGLGATNISDSDLPLLSTLTGLRYLTLWSNQISDLSPLSELTDLVGLDLGGNQISDLSPLSELIDLVELALGDNQISDLSPLATLINLRDLSLVNNPLSDLRPLSNLTTLEVLDIAYCKVSDVSPLAGLVNLRVLKMLHNPTRDFTPLLGLKNLTDFDNGGICEIDPLPPLVAERIENRTFPSIALPAWSLVHKTDTSKWLTRWADPDVYYDVATKHDAYIYALLLGLGWQLTPTEPTEGLATRLVGQPESVMDEYQKYIDRNPNMLFIPTIEITVYGDLDNFPPDSDVWLRDADGQVIKNIGAPWGEYTIDILNPEVQQLVIERVVGVAECGLFNGALFDAFIRYHRSVYDKYFGIDGEVVVEAYITILKGIRERVREDFLILVNANLGEFPQFAELVNGSLMEMLKDLPDGYTYERIIEIEDTLSWHEKHLREPRINVLMPYGVAQPINSTENKRWMRMFTTMSLTHSDGYCVFRVPQKMGDYLNRTHIWHDFWNADLGKPIGEKGQRCDGCEGLFIREFTNGWAVYNRSGQPQKIQLPGQVTGVESGITSTTHIVPDLDGEMYLKQEPDTITDGTVKVLALELAVEDLSEWMPDAALQAVVRETLEALGLPASAPLTKEKMLQLPSLKANHRGIVDITGLEFALSLKDLNLGGRNRVTDLRPIANLTHLTQLHISHREVAGMSPVTNLDISPLSGLINLEGLSLENNGISDISPLAGLKELQRLGLAVNTIDDISPLAGLKKLRHLNLSDNSIKDLSPIAGLTNLAELWIENNLATDFSPLSALNLTDFRSDVDVNDDGVINIQDLVIVANAFGKAQPDLNGDGVVNIQDLVIVAKAF, from the coding sequence ATGACAATAAGAAAAATACATCGTAAATCGTTATGGTTTCAGCTGCTCTTCATATCTACTATGGGCATGCTTGTCTATAATACTCCTGTCTATGCAGAAGATGCCGAGGAATGGGTGCCGGATCCGAATTTGCGGCAAGCCGTCCGCAAAGCTTTAGAGTTACCCGCAGACGAACCTTTGACAAAAGAAAAAATGCTACAATTAACGAGATTGCGTGCAATAGACAAAGGCATTACAAATATCCAAGGCTTAGAGTCTGCGGTAAACCTGACGGCACTCGATTTAGCCGGTAACTCCGTAAAGGACATCAGTCCACTTCAGGGTCTGATGAACCTAACGTACCTGGGTCTGGGTTCTACTGATCTGTCAGATTTATCGCCATTAGCACCTCTGACAGCCCTTATAGACTTGGATTTAGGGGACAACCATATCTCAGATTTATCGCCACTTTCTGAATTAACATCCCTTACAAAAGTGGATTTACAGTACAATCAAATCTCAGATTTATCACCATTAGCCGGTCTGATATCTCTGAGGGATATGAACTTGATAAATAACCCGCTCAGCGATTTAGGTCCACTTTCCAATCTCACGAATTTAGAAGTGTTAGATATCTATTATGGTAAAATTTCAGATGTGTCCCCGCTTGCGGGGCTTGAGAAACTTCCGATATTAGTAATGCACAGCGCATTGCGTGCCGTAGTCCGAGCGGAACTTGGCTTGTCTATTACAGTGCCCTTGACCAAAGATAATATTAAACAACTCACAAGATTGGATGCGTGGAAAAAAGGCATTGTGAATATCCAAGGGTTACAATTTGCGGTAAACCTGACGGAGCTCGAGTTAGGCGATAATCCAGTAAAGGACATCAGTCCACTTCAAAGTCTAATGAACCTGACACACTTGGGGTTAGGTGCGACCAACATATCAGATTCAGATTTACCCCTACTCTCCACACTAACAGGCCTTAGGTATTTAACTTTATGGAGCAACCAAATCTCAGATTTATCGCCACTCTCCGAACTGACAGACCTTGTCGGGTTGGATTTAGGTGGCAACCAAATCTCAGATTTATCACCACTCTCCGAACTAATAGACCTTGTAGAGCTGGCTTTAGGTGACAACCAGATCTCAGATTTATCGCCATTAGCCACGCTGATAAACCTCAGAGATTTGAGTTTGGTAAATAATCCGCTCAGCGATTTAAGACCCCTTTCCAATCTCACGACTTTAGAGGTATTAGATATCGCTTATTGTAAAGTTTCAGATGTGTCTCCACTTGCGGGACTTGTAAATCTTCGGGTATTAAAGATGCTCCATAACCCGACGAGAGATTTCACACCGCTTTTAGGACTAAAGAATCTTACAGACTTCGATAACGGTGGCATCTGCGAGATTGACCCGCTTCCGCCCCTTGTTGCGGAACGCATTGAGAATAGAACCTTCCCGTCAATAGCATTACCAGCATGGAGTCTTGTCCACAAGACAGATACATCAAAATGGTTGACTCGGTGGGCCGATCCCGATGTCTACTATGATGTCGCAACGAAACACGATGCGTATATTTACGCACTTCTTTTGGGTTTGGGTTGGCAGTTGACACCGACAGAACCTACCGAGGGTTTAGCAACACGACTTGTTGGACAGCCTGAGTCCGTAATGGACGAATACCAAAAATACATCGATCGGAATCCGAATATGCTATTCATCCCTACAATAGAGATCACTGTTTACGGGGACTTGGATAATTTCCCACCAGATTCAGATGTTTGGCTGAGAGATGCAGATGGACAAGTGATAAAAAATATAGGTGCGCCTTGGGGGGAATACACGATTGACATCCTAAATCCAGAAGTTCAACAACTCGTCATAGAACGTGTTGTCGGTGTTGCGGAGTGTGGGCTTTTTAATGGTGCCCTTTTCGATGCGTTTATACGTTATCATCGGAGTGTCTACGATAAATACTTTGGTATTGACGGTGAAGTCGTTGTTGAAGCATATATAACAATCTTAAAAGGTATACGGGAGCGCGTCCGTGAGGACTTCCTTATACTCGTCAATGCGAACTTAGGAGAATTCCCCCAATTTGCAGAGCTGGTTAACGGCAGTTTAATGGAAATGTTAAAGGATCTTCCAGATGGTTACACATACGAGCGTATCATTGAGATCGAAGATACTCTGTCTTGGCACGAGAAACATTTACGTGAGCCGAGAATCAATGTGTTGATGCCTTATGGCGTAGCCCAACCTATCAATAGCACCGAAAATAAACGTTGGATGCGTATGTTTACAACAATGTCTCTCACACACTCTGATGGTTATTGTGTATTTAGAGTTCCACAAAAAATGGGGGACTATCTTAACAGAACACACATCTGGCATGATTTCTGGAATGCCGATCTCGGCAAACCTATTGGGGAGAAGGGACAACGCTGTGACGGCTGTGAAGGACTCTTTATCCGAGAGTTCACCAACGGTTGGGCGGTCTATAACCGTAGTGGACAGCCACAAAAGATCCAACTCCCCGGACAAGTCACCGGTGTTGAAAGTGGTATCACAAGCACAACACACATTGTCCCCGATTTAGATGGCGAGATGTATCTGAAACAGGAACCCGACACCATTACCGATGGCACCGTCAAGGTGTTAGCGTTAGAACTTGCGGTAGAGGACTTATCAGAATGGATGCCGGATGCCGCGTTGCAGGCAGTCGTTCGGGAGACACTTGAGGCACTCGGGCTACCCGCATCAGCCCCCTTGACGAAAGAGAAGATGCTACAACTGCCTTCTCTGAAAGCAAATCACAGAGGCATTGTTGATATAACGGGGTTGGAATTTGCGCTGTCTCTAAAAGATCTAAACCTTGGGGGTAGAAATCGTGTCACAGACCTCCGTCCGATCGCGAACTTAACACATCTCACCCAATTACATATCTCGCATCGTGAAGTAGCAGGAATGTCCCCGGTTACAAATTTGGATATAAGTCCACTATCAGGGCTTATCAACTTAGAGGGACTCTCCCTTGAAAATAACGGTATTTCGGATATAAGTCCGTTAGCAGGATTGAAGGAACTCCAACGATTGGGTCTTGCAGTTAACACCATTGACGACATTAGTCCTCTTGCAGGACTGAAAAAACTCCGACATTTAAATCTTTCAGATAACAGCATTAAAGACTTGAGTCCAATTGCGGGGCTTACAAATTTGGCGGAGTTGTGGATTGAGAACAATCTGGCAACCGATTTCAGTCCACTGTCTGCTTTGAATCTTACGGACTTCCGGTCTGATGTGGACGTGAACGACGATGGTGTTATCAATATTCAGGACCTTGTGATTGTTGCAAACGCGTTTGGCAAAGCGCAACCCGATCTGAATGGTGATGGTGTTGTTAACATTCAAGATTTAGTAATTGTTGCAAAGGCATTTTGA
- a CDS encoding sulfatase-like hydrolase/transferase yields the protein MAQKPNILFLMSDEHSPHAIGCEGNSIVQTPNLDRLAASGTYFEGAYCQVPLCTPSRMCMLTGQYAHRCSAWDNGSILFPEHLTMPAHFAQHGYATALVGKMHFGGKEQNNGFQSRPYGDLRGYAGHQTDPLDPPSRIRQRTRLAGVTEIPTSLLQERVINEETLEYLRSQPSEQPWFLLASYSRPHFPLTAPKRLLDKYWPDNVDMPNVPEGHLEQTHPFAKGLRDNFNTEEIPPEEARKARAAYYACCEFLDETVGDLLTLLERDGFLDNTIIVYTTDHGEMAGEHGQWWKSSYYEAAARVPLIISDRQLQQSHGARVTAPVELNDLFPTLCARAGIPIPKGLDGDDLTNLMSGDTDSWRDTAITEYWANQTTGPMRMLRTPRYKYVAFPEDESILFDLETDPDEFENLTGQAAYRELEASLHEQLMGGFSWESVAEQKVSDRTRSRDFKEPWSRGTPNQYTLPDGRVVDAETCLYHPSVREEG from the coding sequence ATGGCTCAAAAACCGAATATTCTATTTTTGATGAGTGATGAACACAGTCCGCACGCTATTGGGTGTGAAGGTAATTCCATTGTACAGACACCAAATCTTGACCGACTCGCAGCGTCTGGCACCTATTTTGAGGGCGCGTACTGCCAAGTCCCGCTCTGCACGCCCTCCCGGATGTGTATGCTAACTGGACAATACGCACATCGATGCTCAGCATGGGATAACGGATCCATCTTGTTCCCAGAACATCTCACAATGCCCGCACATTTCGCACAGCACGGCTACGCAACCGCGCTTGTCGGGAAGATGCACTTCGGTGGTAAAGAGCAGAATAACGGCTTCCAGTCCCGTCCCTACGGCGACCTGCGCGGATATGCCGGACACCAAACAGATCCACTGGATCCGCCATCTCGCATACGACAACGAACGCGACTCGCAGGTGTCACAGAAATCCCGACCAGTCTTCTGCAAGAGCGAGTTATTAACGAAGAGACACTTGAATACTTAAGGTCCCAACCATCAGAACAACCATGGTTCCTGCTCGCAAGTTACAGCCGTCCACATTTCCCTCTCACGGCACCTAAACGACTTCTTGATAAATATTGGCCCGATAATGTGGACATGCCCAACGTTCCCGAAGGACACTTGGAGCAGACACATCCCTTCGCGAAGGGCTTGAGAGATAATTTCAATACGGAGGAGATTCCACCCGAAGAAGCCCGAAAAGCACGAGCCGCTTATTACGCCTGTTGTGAATTCTTGGATGAGACTGTCGGAGATCTGCTCACACTTCTGGAACGTGACGGATTTTTAGATAATACCATCATCGTCTATACCACAGACCACGGCGAGATGGCAGGCGAACACGGGCAGTGGTGGAAATCCAGTTACTACGAAGCCGCGGCGCGAGTCCCGCTAATCATATCGGACAGGCAGCTGCAGCAATCACACGGCGCACGTGTAACAGCTCCTGTCGAGCTAAACGATCTCTTCCCAACATTATGTGCGAGAGCAGGCATTCCTATTCCTAAAGGTTTGGATGGCGATGACCTAACGAATCTTATGTCCGGTGACACTGACAGTTGGCGCGACACTGCTATCACCGAATACTGGGCAAACCAGACCACGGGACCGATGCGTATGCTCCGAACCCCTCGCTATAAGTATGTCGCCTTCCCTGAAGATGAATCCATTCTCTTCGATTTGGAGACAGACCCAGATGAATTTGAAAACCTCACAGGACAAGCGGCATATAGGGAGTTAGAGGCATCCTTGCATGAACAACTCATGGGAGGATTTTCATGGGAATCTGTTGCCGAGCAGAAGGTGTCTGATAGGACGCGAAGCAGAGATTTCAAGGAACCTTGGAGCAGAGGCACACCGAATCAGTATACATTACCTGACGGTCGTGTCGTTGATGCAGAAACTTGTCTCTATCATCCTTCAGTGAGAGAAGAAGGCTGA